A stretch of Aureispira sp. CCB-E DNA encodes these proteins:
- a CDS encoding TIGR02594 family protein, producing MSKLLKQLKTLRGQVRKYKDTLAYYEKLFNEDGVIDDQERSKLDRLNAAIQKIEDNVIQRQQKLKLGGKIVNKVNETTENIGDSLSKRDDIVDHSLVNQDENPTPRVDDQPSPNDNSSIQEGQDKYAAIAETPAVKEFLTGIHKSEGGYVDDPNDPGGKTKYGIAEKREWPAFAKMFGLDVNNPSLIKDITKQQVDEYYIKTRFEQNGLDKIKSTKVINAIFDQSILTPGIVKKNIKRALNALDSNNKFPVNNSEFTTAEIAAINASNANQLVEKFVVYQNEYYDGLVKKNPTKFGKYIKGWKNRTARLTGFKGGEQETKNTESNTESNSGNTFEVPSGWGLLRIAKEHGVTVEQLKEWNADKLKTYGNGEQGFNAGETIMIKGGSSSGGNVSDDGKTSEGEETELAEGGYIKPSWIREAEKHLGKKETARMVKDDPWVKMLFESLGAYDWAKTQTVRDANWCAAFVSYCFKQTGQSPLSGFDGMRAKTYAAKYGKEVSRPVYGALAIVKRGGAGHIGFVVGYNKKTKVITMLGGNQNNSVNIKKERRQVIAYKVPSSWNIPEQNYLD from the coding sequence ATGTCTAAGTTATTAAAACAACTAAAAACGTTAAGAGGTCAAGTTCGAAAATACAAAGATACACTGGCTTATTATGAAAAACTATTTAATGAAGATGGCGTTATTGACGATCAAGAACGTTCTAAATTGGATCGGTTGAACGCTGCTATTCAAAAAATAGAAGATAATGTTATTCAAAGGCAGCAAAAATTGAAACTTGGTGGAAAGATTGTCAATAAGGTTAATGAAACGACAGAAAATATTGGTGATTCGCTGAGCAAAAGAGATGATATAGTAGATCATTCTCTTGTCAACCAAGACGAAAATCCTACCCCACGAGTTGATGATCAACCTAGTCCAAATGATAATTCTTCAATACAAGAAGGTCAGGATAAATATGCTGCAATTGCCGAAACCCCCGCTGTAAAAGAGTTTTTAACTGGTATTCATAAATCAGAAGGTGGTTATGTGGATGATCCTAATGATCCAGGAGGAAAAACCAAATATGGAATTGCTGAAAAAAGAGAATGGCCTGCTTTTGCAAAAATGTTTGGTTTAGATGTTAATAATCCTTCCTTGATTAAGGATATTACGAAACAACAGGTAGACGAATATTATATCAAGACTAGATTTGAGCAAAATGGCTTGGATAAAATTAAGAGTACCAAGGTTATCAATGCTATTTTTGACCAAAGTATTTTGACGCCAGGAATTGTTAAAAAGAACATCAAAAGAGCCTTAAATGCATTAGATTCTAACAATAAATTCCCTGTGAATAATTCCGAATTTACAACAGCTGAAATTGCTGCAATCAATGCTAGTAATGCTAATCAATTGGTTGAAAAATTTGTAGTGTACCAAAATGAGTACTACGATGGATTGGTCAAAAAGAATCCTACCAAGTTTGGTAAGTATATCAAAGGGTGGAAAAATAGAACAGCTCGATTGACTGGATTTAAAGGTGGTGAGCAAGAAACTAAGAATACAGAATCTAATACTGAGTCTAATTCAGGAAATACCTTTGAGGTGCCTTCGGGTTGGGGCTTGTTGCGAATTGCAAAGGAGCATGGGGTGACAGTAGAGCAGTTGAAGGAATGGAATGCGGACAAATTAAAAACTTATGGCAATGGAGAGCAAGGCTTTAATGCTGGGGAGACGATTATGATAAAAGGAGGTAGTTCCTCTGGTGGTAATGTTTCAGATGATGGCAAAACCAGTGAAGGGGAAGAGACCGAATTGGCAGAAGGTGGCTACATTAAACCATCGTGGATTAGAGAGGCAGAAAAGCATTTGGGAAAAAAAGAAACTGCTAGAATGGTAAAAGATGATCCATGGGTTAAAATGTTGTTTGAAAGCTTAGGGGCGTATGATTGGGCAAAAACTCAAACAGTGCGCGATGCCAATTGGTGTGCTGCTTTTGTCTCTTATTGTTTTAAACAAACAGGACAATCTCCTTTATCTGGATTTGATGGCATGAGAGCCAAAACATATGCCGCCAAATATGGAAAAGAAGTCTCCAGACCTGTTTATGGAGCCTTGGCAATTGTTAAAAGAGGTGGTGCAGGGCATATTGGTTTTGTTGTAGGATACAACAAGAAAACTAAGGTAATTACAATGTTGGGAGGTAACCAGAACAATTCTGTTAATATCAAAAAGGAGAGAAGGCAAGTAATTGCTTATAAAGTACCTTCTAGTTGGAATATTCCTGAACAAAACTACTTAGATTAA
- a CDS encoding YARHG domain-containing protein: MKKLLVLIIVVFVSNAIWGQYLGASPIDAANVTKWSPKFKMEYFGVYHFGDSEGESTLVLFNTGNEIIAQIKSGLWDVDAKTAERICVYKNLTNVTIDKNGRFESDKYQGEFVIYTNNGKRIKCLKIYDSWSNLSEKEEEYELGRRVNSKISEEFYGEYANASFENLIPENLEKMSSKALQIMRNEIFARYGYQFIEGGKMDTYFRQQDWYRPQHSDVTKFLTSLEKRNIKLIKEIEGRR; the protein is encoded by the coding sequence ATGAAAAAATTACTTGTACTGATAATAGTAGTGTTTGTTTCTAATGCCATTTGGGGGCAATACCTTGGGGCTTCACCAATTGATGCGGCTAATGTTACTAAATGGAGTCCTAAATTTAAAATGGAATACTTTGGAGTGTATCATTTTGGGGATTCGGAAGGAGAGTCTACTTTGGTATTATTCAATACGGGTAATGAAATAATTGCCCAAATAAAAAGTGGACTATGGGACGTTGATGCTAAAACAGCCGAGAGGATTTGTGTCTATAAAAATTTAACTAATGTTACAATTGATAAAAATGGGCGCTTCGAATCAGATAAGTATCAAGGGGAATTTGTTATTTATACAAATAATGGAAAACGAATAAAGTGTTTGAAAATTTATGATTCTTGGAGTAATCTATCGGAGAAAGAAGAAGAATACGAGCTTGGGCGTAGGGTAAATAGTAAGATATCAGAAGAGTTTTATGGAGAGTATGCAAATGCTTCGTTTGAAAATCTAATTCCTGAAAACCTTGAAAAGATGTCTTCTAAAGCACTTCAAATTATGAGAAACGAAATCTTTGCTCGATACGGATATCAATTTATCGAGGGGGGGAAAATGGATACTTATTTTAGGCAGCAAGATTGGTATAGACCTCAACATTCAGATGTTACCAAGTTTTTAACCTCCTTGGAGAAACGAAATATTAAGCTTATTAAGGAAATAGAAGGAAGGCGTTAA